In Carettochelys insculpta isolate YL-2023 chromosome 11, ASM3395843v1, whole genome shotgun sequence, a genomic segment contains:
- the USP19 gene encoding ubiquitin carboxyl-terminal hydrolase 19 isoform X3, translated as MSSSASAPSQRRATRGLEDAANKKKQKDRANQESKEGERLPGSEPKKDLLLDWKQNADEVIVKLSLGGTALKPEEVDVAFTDTDCVVRLPDGRQWSGHFYEEIESSCSKVQCKRGHFLQLVLQKKIPLHPWASLLKKRKDGPKGAVSQEKGTEPLPPTHPGPGEPPRSRRESPSVKRAPGRSEAPEGKSPASPGLQSGPSAKRAVYPSVALLEEEPGTGVPGPSEPGKGPTGRGGSRQNSQAAQDDNTALDLTPPPGKEPLLVEMQPLVNPSESSPCRAAPFLEQRPLQPASPQGPAPAPPSPPLGRAAEKRERCKEAVALEAAADEPEAVVSLSLVKNDSYEKGSDSVVVHVYVKEIHRESSRVLFREQDFTLVFQTSDVNFLRLHPGCGPHTVFRWQVKLRNLIEPDQCTYNFTVSRINICLRKRHSQRWGGLEAPAARGAVGGAKVALPAGPSPMEKSQPGSKQHTLASKEEARSGEKEAPRAEDGVVARAASEHVVVKQEPLIPAPKPMCMVPPMTHSPVGSESVEEEEEEEEKKVCLPGFTGLVNLGNTCFMNSVLQSLSNTRELRDYFHDRSFESEINYNNPLGTGGRLAIGFAVLLRALWKGTHHAFQPSKLKAVVASKASQFTGYAQHDAQEFMAFLLDGLHEDLNRIHNKPYTETVDSDGRPDEVVAEEAWQRHKMRNDSFIVDLFQGQYKSKLVCPVCAKVSITFDPFLYLPVPLPQKQKVLTVYYFAKEPHKKPVKFLVSISKENSSAAEVLDSLAHSVQVKPENLRLAEVVKSRFHRTFLPSHSLDTVSPSALLLCFEVLAPELAKERVVVLQVQQRPQVPSVPVSKCAACQKQQQVEEEKLRRCTRCYRVGYCNVLCQRMHWPDHKALCRPENIGLPFLISVPESRLTYPRLAQLLEGYARYSVSVFQPPFQLGLPPSLPDKPDLPAKSSCTAAAPALEVGGGDRAPRRQEPQLPPPALELFPELGDASTVRSKGLGPRSSAPGCSELASEAQQEGCWEKEPAYERATKPEAAVPGYQQPPDVLSAHATQFYITKIDGASREHKLEEKGDSPLELADDCSLALVWKNNERLKEFVLVESKELECVEDPGSASEAARAGHFTLEQCLHLFTKPEVLAPEEAWYCPKCKQHREASKQLLLWRLPNVLIIQLKRFSFRSFIWRDKINDMVEFPVRSLDLSKFCIGQKEEQQPPTYDLYAVINHYGGMIGGHYTAYARLPNDKSSQRSDVGWRLFDDSTVTTVDESQVVTRYAYVLFYRRRNCPVERAPPGPPPERRPAAAEGPASQGPTPASFSSSVPPEGGPPAPSAAPPTERPAPSYSNMEEVD; from the exons ATGTCCAGCAGCgccagtgcccccagccagcgGAGAGCCACCCGGGGCCTGGAGGATGCTGCCAACAAGAAGAAGCAGAAGGACCGAGCCAACCAGGAGAGCAAGGAGGGCGAGAGACTCCCTGGCAGTGAGCCGAAGAAAG ACCTGCTGCTGGACTGGAAGCAGAACGCCGACGAGGTCATTGTGAAGCTCAGCTTGGGAGGCACGGCCCTGAAGCCAGAGGAGGTGGACGTTGCCTTCACGGACACCGACTGCGTGGTCAGGCTGCCAG ACGGCCGCCAGTGGAGTGGGCACTTCTACGAGGAGATCGAGAGCTCCTGCAGCAAGgtgcagtgcaagaggggccacttcctgcagctggtgcttcAGAAAAAGATCCCCCTTCACCCATGGGCTTCGCTCCTG AAGAAGCGGAAGGATGGCCCCAAGGGGGCGGTGAGCCAGGAGAAGGGGACAGAGCCGCTGCCACCCACGCATCCAGGCCCTGGGGAGCCGCCCCGGAGCAGGCGGGAGTCCCCCAGCGTGAAGCGAGCCCCAGGGAGGAGCGAGGCCCCAGAGGGgaagagcccagccagccccgggcTGCAGAGCGGCCCCAGCGCTAAACGGGCTGTCTACCCGAGCGTGGCTCtgctggaggaggagccaggTACTGGGGTCCCTGGGCCTTCAGAGCCTGGCAAGGGCCCCACTGGAagagggggcagcaggcagaACAGCCAAGCAGCCCAGGACGACAACACTGCCCTGGACCTGACCCCGCCTCCAGGCAAG gagcccctgctggtggAGATGCAGCCGCTGGTCAACCCTTCGGAGAGCTCCCCCTGCCGCGCAGCACCCTTCCTGGAGCAGagacccctgcagccagccagcccccagggccctgcgccagcccccccctcccctcctctgggcaGAGCTGCTGAGAAGAGAGAGCGGTGCAAGGAGGCGGTGGCCCTGGAAGCGGCAGCTGATG AGCCAGAGGCTGTGGTGAGCCTGAGCTTGGTGAAGAATGACTCGTACGAGAAGGGCAGTGACTCGGTGGTGGTGCACGTCTACGTGAAGGAGATCCACAGGGAGAGCTCCAGGGTGCTGTTCCGGGAACAGGACTTCACGCTGGTGTTCCAGACCAG TGACGTCAACTTCCTGCGGCTGCACCCGGGCTGTGGTCCCCACACAGTGTTCAGGTGGCAGGTGAAACTCAG GAACCTGATTGAGCCGGACCAGTGCACGTACAACTTCACCGTCTCCCGCATCAACATCTGCCTGAGGAAACGCCACAGCCAGCGCTGGGGGGGCCTGGAGGCACCGGCGGCACGAG GTGCAGTGGGTGGTGCCAAGGTGGCCCTGCCAGCAGGCCCTAGCCCTATGGAGAAGAGTCAGCCGGGCAGTAAGCAGCACACACTGGCCAGCAAGGAGGAGGCCCGATCCGGGGAGAAGGAGGCGCCCAGAGCAGAGGACGGCGTCGTGGCCCGTGCAGCCTCGGAGCATGTGGTGGTGAAGCAGGAGCCGCTCATCCCTGCG CCCAAGCCGATGTGCATGGTGCCCCCGATGACGCACAGCCCGGTGGGCAGCGAgagcgtggaggaggaggaggaggaggaggagaagaaggtcTGTCTGCCTGGCTTCACGGGGCTGGTCAATCTGGGCAACACCTGCTTCATGAACAGCGTCCTCCAGTCCCTGTCCAACACGCGGGAGCTGCGGGACTACTTCCATG ATCGCTCCTTTGAGTCTGAGATCAACTACAACAACCCGCTGGGCACAGGGGGGCGCCTGGCCATCGGCTTTGCGGTGCTGCTGCGGGCGCTCTGGAAGGGCACGCACCACGCCTTCCAGCCCTCCAAGCTgaag gcagtggtggccagcaAGGCCAGCCAGTTCACCGGCTATGCCCAGCATGACGCCCAGGAGTTCATGGCCTTTCTTCTGGACGGGCTGCATGAGGACCTGAACCGCATCCACAACAAGCCCTACACGGAAACGGTGGACTCGGACGGGCGGCCTGATGAG GTGGTGGCGGAGGAGGCTTGGCAACGGCACAAGATGAGGAATGACTCCTTCATCGTGGACCTTTTCCAGGGCCAGTACAAGTCCAAGCTGGTGTGCCCAGTGTGCGCCAAG GTGTCCATCACGTTCGACCCTTTCCTGTACCTGCCGGTGCCCCTGCCGCAGAAGCAGAAGGTCCTGACCGTCTATTACTTTGCCAAAGAGCCGCACAAGAAGCCAGTCAAG TTCCTCGTCAGCATCAGCAAGGAGAACTCCAGTGCGGCGGAGGTGCTGGACTCGCTGGCCCACAGCGTGCAGGTGAAGCCAGAGAACCTGCGCCTGGCAgag GTGGTCAAGAGCCGCTTCCACCGCACGTTCCTGCCGTCCCACTCGCTGGACACAGTCTCCCCCTCCGCCCTGCTCCTGTGCTTCGAGGTGCTGGCCCCAGAGCTAGCCAAGGAGCGCGTGGTGGTGCTGCAGGTTCAGCAG CGCCCCCAGGTGCCCAGCGTCCCGGTCAGCAAGTGCGCGGcctgccagaagcagcagcaggtggaggaggagaagctgaggcGCTGCACGCGCTGCTACCGCGTGGGCTACTGCAACGT GCTCTGCCAGAGGATGCACTGGCCGGACCACAAGGCCCTGTGCCGCCCCGAGAACATCGGCCTCCCCTTTCTCATCAGCGTGCCGGAGTCGCGCCTCACCTACCCCCgcctggcccagctcctggagggCTACGCCAG GTACTCCGTCAGCGTCTTCCAGCCGCCCTTCCAGCTGGGCCTGCCGCCCTCGCTCCCCGACAAGCCGGACCTGCCCGCCAAGAGCAGCTGCACGGCTGCCGCCCCCgccctggaggtggggggtggggacagggcgcCCCGCCggcaggagccccagctgccaccccccgCCCTGGAGCTGTTCCCGGAGCTGGGGGACGCCAGCACAGTGAgaagcaaggggctggggccTAGGAGTTCGGCTCCGGGCTGCTCCGAGCTCGCCTCGGAGGcgcagcaggagggctgctgGGAGAAGGAGCCGGCCTATGAGCGAGCCACCAAACCTGAAG CTGCCGTCCCAGGGTACCAGCAGCCGCCCGACGTGCTCAGCGCCCACGCCACCCAGTTCTACATCACCAAGATCGACGGGGCCAGCCGTGAGCACAAGCTGGAGGAAAAAG GCGACTCCCCGCTGGAGCTGGCGGACGACTGCTCTCTGGCCCTGGTGTGGAAGAACAATGAGCGCCTGAAGGAGTTCGTGCTGGTGGAGTCCAAGGAGCTGGAGTGCGTGGAGGACCCGGGCTCGGCCAGCGAGGCAGCCAGGGCCGGCCACTTCACGTTGGAGCAGTGCCTCCACCTCTTCACCAAGCCCGAAGTGCTGGCGCCCGAGGAAGCCTG GTACTGCCCCAAGTGCAAGCAGCACCGTGAGGCCTCCAAGCAGCTCCTGCTCTGGCGCCTCCCCAACGTGCTCATCATCCAGCTCAAACGCTTCTCCTTCCGCAGCTTCATCTGGAGGGACAAGATCAACGATATGGTGGAGTTCCCAGTGCG GAGCCTGGACCTCAGCAAGTTCTGCATCgggcagaaggaggagcagcAACCGCCCACCTACGACCTGTACGCGGTGATCAACCACTACGGCGGGATGATCGGCGGGCACTACACCGCCTACGCCCGGCTGCCGAACGACAAGAGCAGCCAGCGCAGCGACGTGG GCTGGCGGCTCTTTGACGACAGCACGGTGACCACCGTGGACGAGAGCCAGGTGGTGACGAGATACGCCTACGTCCTCTTCTACCGCCGGCGGAACTGCCCCGTGGAGAGAGCCCCGCCGGGGCCCCCCCCCGAGCGCCGGCCCGCTGCGGCCGAGGGCCCCGCCAGCCAG
- the USP19 gene encoding ubiquitin carboxyl-terminal hydrolase 19 isoform X1: MSSSASAPSQRRATRGLEDAANKKKQKDRANQESKEGERLPGSEPKKDLLLDWKQNADEVIVKLSLGGTALKPEEVDVAFTDTDCVVRLPDGRQWSGHFYEEIESSCSKVQCKRGHFLQLVLQKKIPLHPWASLLKRKDGPKGAVSQEKGTEPLPPTHPGPGEPPRSRRESPSVKRAPGRSEAPEGKSPASPGLQSGPSAKRAVYPSVALLEEEPGTGVPGPSEPGKGPTGRGGSRQNSQAAQDDNTALDLTPPPGKADVLPQEPLLVEMQPLVNPSESSPCRAAPFLEQRPLQPASPQGPAPAPPSPPLGRAAEKRERCKEAVALEAAADEPEAVVSLSLVKNDSYEKGSDSVVVHVYVKEIHRESSRVLFREQDFTLVFQTSDVNFLRLHPGCGPHTVFRWQVKLRNLIEPDQCTYNFTVSRINICLRKRHSQRWGGLEAPAARGAVGGAKVALPAGPSPMEKSQPGSKQHTLASKEEARSGEKEAPRAEDGVVARAASEHVVVKQEPLIPAPKPMCMVPPMTHSPVGSESVEEEEEEEEKKVCLPGFTGLVNLGNTCFMNSVLQSLSNTRELRDYFHDRSFESEINYNNPLGTGGRLAIGFAVLLRALWKGTHHAFQPSKLKAVVASKASQFTGYAQHDAQEFMAFLLDGLHEDLNRIHNKPYTETVDSDGRPDEVVAEEAWQRHKMRNDSFIVDLFQGQYKSKLVCPVCAKVSITFDPFLYLPVPLPQKQKVLTVYYFAKEPHKKPVKFLVSISKENSSAAEVLDSLAHSVQVKPENLRLAEVVKSRFHRTFLPSHSLDTVSPSALLLCFEVLAPELAKERVVVLQVQQRPQVPSVPVSKCAACQKQQQVEEEKLRRCTRCYRVGYCNVLCQRMHWPDHKALCRPENIGLPFLISVPESRLTYPRLAQLLEGYARYSVSVFQPPFQLGLPPSLPDKPDLPAKSSCTAAAPALEVGGGDRAPRRQEPQLPPPALELFPELGDASTVRSKGLGPRSSAPGCSELASEAQQEGCWEKEPAYERATKPEAAVPGYQQPPDVLSAHATQFYITKIDGASREHKLEEKGDSPLELADDCSLALVWKNNERLKEFVLVESKELECVEDPGSASEAARAGHFTLEQCLHLFTKPEVLAPEEAWYCPKCKQHREASKQLLLWRLPNVLIIQLKRFSFRSFIWRDKINDMVEFPVRSLDLSKFCIGQKEEQQPPTYDLYAVINHYGGMIGGHYTAYARLPNDKSSQRSDVGWRLFDDSTVTTVDESQVVTRYAYVLFYRRRNCPVERAPPGPPPERRPAAAEGPASQGPTPASFSSSVPPEGGPPAPSAAPPTERPAPSYSNMEEVD, translated from the exons ATGTCCAGCAGCgccagtgcccccagccagcgGAGAGCCACCCGGGGCCTGGAGGATGCTGCCAACAAGAAGAAGCAGAAGGACCGAGCCAACCAGGAGAGCAAGGAGGGCGAGAGACTCCCTGGCAGTGAGCCGAAGAAAG ACCTGCTGCTGGACTGGAAGCAGAACGCCGACGAGGTCATTGTGAAGCTCAGCTTGGGAGGCACGGCCCTGAAGCCAGAGGAGGTGGACGTTGCCTTCACGGACACCGACTGCGTGGTCAGGCTGCCAG ACGGCCGCCAGTGGAGTGGGCACTTCTACGAGGAGATCGAGAGCTCCTGCAGCAAGgtgcagtgcaagaggggccacttcctgcagctggtgcttcAGAAAAAGATCCCCCTTCACCCATGGGCTTCGCTCCTG AAGCGGAAGGATGGCCCCAAGGGGGCGGTGAGCCAGGAGAAGGGGACAGAGCCGCTGCCACCCACGCATCCAGGCCCTGGGGAGCCGCCCCGGAGCAGGCGGGAGTCCCCCAGCGTGAAGCGAGCCCCAGGGAGGAGCGAGGCCCCAGAGGGgaagagcccagccagccccgggcTGCAGAGCGGCCCCAGCGCTAAACGGGCTGTCTACCCGAGCGTGGCTCtgctggaggaggagccaggTACTGGGGTCCCTGGGCCTTCAGAGCCTGGCAAGGGCCCCACTGGAagagggggcagcaggcagaACAGCCAAGCAGCCCAGGACGACAACACTGCCCTGGACCTGACCCCGCCTCCAGGCAAG GCCGATGTGCTGccgcaggagcccctgctggtggAGATGCAGCCGCTGGTCAACCCTTCGGAGAGCTCCCCCTGCCGCGCAGCACCCTTCCTGGAGCAGagacccctgcagccagccagcccccagggccctgcgccagcccccccctcccctcctctgggcaGAGCTGCTGAGAAGAGAGAGCGGTGCAAGGAGGCGGTGGCCCTGGAAGCGGCAGCTGATG AGCCAGAGGCTGTGGTGAGCCTGAGCTTGGTGAAGAATGACTCGTACGAGAAGGGCAGTGACTCGGTGGTGGTGCACGTCTACGTGAAGGAGATCCACAGGGAGAGCTCCAGGGTGCTGTTCCGGGAACAGGACTTCACGCTGGTGTTCCAGACCAG TGACGTCAACTTCCTGCGGCTGCACCCGGGCTGTGGTCCCCACACAGTGTTCAGGTGGCAGGTGAAACTCAG GAACCTGATTGAGCCGGACCAGTGCACGTACAACTTCACCGTCTCCCGCATCAACATCTGCCTGAGGAAACGCCACAGCCAGCGCTGGGGGGGCCTGGAGGCACCGGCGGCACGAG GTGCAGTGGGTGGTGCCAAGGTGGCCCTGCCAGCAGGCCCTAGCCCTATGGAGAAGAGTCAGCCGGGCAGTAAGCAGCACACACTGGCCAGCAAGGAGGAGGCCCGATCCGGGGAGAAGGAGGCGCCCAGAGCAGAGGACGGCGTCGTGGCCCGTGCAGCCTCGGAGCATGTGGTGGTGAAGCAGGAGCCGCTCATCCCTGCG CCCAAGCCGATGTGCATGGTGCCCCCGATGACGCACAGCCCGGTGGGCAGCGAgagcgtggaggaggaggaggaggaggaggagaagaaggtcTGTCTGCCTGGCTTCACGGGGCTGGTCAATCTGGGCAACACCTGCTTCATGAACAGCGTCCTCCAGTCCCTGTCCAACACGCGGGAGCTGCGGGACTACTTCCATG ATCGCTCCTTTGAGTCTGAGATCAACTACAACAACCCGCTGGGCACAGGGGGGCGCCTGGCCATCGGCTTTGCGGTGCTGCTGCGGGCGCTCTGGAAGGGCACGCACCACGCCTTCCAGCCCTCCAAGCTgaag gcagtggtggccagcaAGGCCAGCCAGTTCACCGGCTATGCCCAGCATGACGCCCAGGAGTTCATGGCCTTTCTTCTGGACGGGCTGCATGAGGACCTGAACCGCATCCACAACAAGCCCTACACGGAAACGGTGGACTCGGACGGGCGGCCTGATGAG GTGGTGGCGGAGGAGGCTTGGCAACGGCACAAGATGAGGAATGACTCCTTCATCGTGGACCTTTTCCAGGGCCAGTACAAGTCCAAGCTGGTGTGCCCAGTGTGCGCCAAG GTGTCCATCACGTTCGACCCTTTCCTGTACCTGCCGGTGCCCCTGCCGCAGAAGCAGAAGGTCCTGACCGTCTATTACTTTGCCAAAGAGCCGCACAAGAAGCCAGTCAAG TTCCTCGTCAGCATCAGCAAGGAGAACTCCAGTGCGGCGGAGGTGCTGGACTCGCTGGCCCACAGCGTGCAGGTGAAGCCAGAGAACCTGCGCCTGGCAgag GTGGTCAAGAGCCGCTTCCACCGCACGTTCCTGCCGTCCCACTCGCTGGACACAGTCTCCCCCTCCGCCCTGCTCCTGTGCTTCGAGGTGCTGGCCCCAGAGCTAGCCAAGGAGCGCGTGGTGGTGCTGCAGGTTCAGCAG CGCCCCCAGGTGCCCAGCGTCCCGGTCAGCAAGTGCGCGGcctgccagaagcagcagcaggtggaggaggagaagctgaggcGCTGCACGCGCTGCTACCGCGTGGGCTACTGCAACGT GCTCTGCCAGAGGATGCACTGGCCGGACCACAAGGCCCTGTGCCGCCCCGAGAACATCGGCCTCCCCTTTCTCATCAGCGTGCCGGAGTCGCGCCTCACCTACCCCCgcctggcccagctcctggagggCTACGCCAG GTACTCCGTCAGCGTCTTCCAGCCGCCCTTCCAGCTGGGCCTGCCGCCCTCGCTCCCCGACAAGCCGGACCTGCCCGCCAAGAGCAGCTGCACGGCTGCCGCCCCCgccctggaggtggggggtggggacagggcgcCCCGCCggcaggagccccagctgccaccccccgCCCTGGAGCTGTTCCCGGAGCTGGGGGACGCCAGCACAGTGAgaagcaaggggctggggccTAGGAGTTCGGCTCCGGGCTGCTCCGAGCTCGCCTCGGAGGcgcagcaggagggctgctgGGAGAAGGAGCCGGCCTATGAGCGAGCCACCAAACCTGAAG CTGCCGTCCCAGGGTACCAGCAGCCGCCCGACGTGCTCAGCGCCCACGCCACCCAGTTCTACATCACCAAGATCGACGGGGCCAGCCGTGAGCACAAGCTGGAGGAAAAAG GCGACTCCCCGCTGGAGCTGGCGGACGACTGCTCTCTGGCCCTGGTGTGGAAGAACAATGAGCGCCTGAAGGAGTTCGTGCTGGTGGAGTCCAAGGAGCTGGAGTGCGTGGAGGACCCGGGCTCGGCCAGCGAGGCAGCCAGGGCCGGCCACTTCACGTTGGAGCAGTGCCTCCACCTCTTCACCAAGCCCGAAGTGCTGGCGCCCGAGGAAGCCTG GTACTGCCCCAAGTGCAAGCAGCACCGTGAGGCCTCCAAGCAGCTCCTGCTCTGGCGCCTCCCCAACGTGCTCATCATCCAGCTCAAACGCTTCTCCTTCCGCAGCTTCATCTGGAGGGACAAGATCAACGATATGGTGGAGTTCCCAGTGCG GAGCCTGGACCTCAGCAAGTTCTGCATCgggcagaaggaggagcagcAACCGCCCACCTACGACCTGTACGCGGTGATCAACCACTACGGCGGGATGATCGGCGGGCACTACACCGCCTACGCCCGGCTGCCGAACGACAAGAGCAGCCAGCGCAGCGACGTGG GCTGGCGGCTCTTTGACGACAGCACGGTGACCACCGTGGACGAGAGCCAGGTGGTGACGAGATACGCCTACGTCCTCTTCTACCGCCGGCGGAACTGCCCCGTGGAGAGAGCCCCGCCGGGGCCCCCCCCCGAGCGCCGGCCCGCTGCGGCCGAGGGCCCCGCCAGCCAG